Proteins encoded together in one Bacteroides zoogleoformans window:
- a CDS encoding RelA/SpoT family protein: METDVFFTPQEKSLLFSLYRRLLQLSGETLRRGDCKKLKTHLVNTIKNHHLQRDLFGLNPVIKDMQTAVIVAEEIGMNRASILGLMLHDSVRCGTCSSQEVEQGYGEDVAGIIRGLIRVNELYAKSPTIESENFRNLLLSFAEDMRVILIMIADRVNIMRQIKDADNDEARRQVANEAAYLYAPLAHKLGLYKVKSELEDLSLKYTEKDIYYHIKDKLNETKASRDKYIAAFIAPMQKKLEKAGLKFYIKGRTKSIHSIYQKMKKQKCAFENVYDLFAIRIILNSQPEKEKLECWQAYSIVTDMYQPNPKRLRDWLSVPKSNGYESLHITVMGPQGKWVEVQIRTERMDEIAERGLAAHWRYKGVKGESGLDEWLTSVREALENSDSSGAEAMDQFKLDLYEDEVFVFTPKGDLFKLGKGATVLDFAFHIHTKLGCKCIGAKVNGKNVQLKQVLQSGDQVEIMTSNTQTPKQDWLNIVTTSKARTKIRQALKEMAARQHAFAKETLERKFKNRKIEYDEATMMRLIKRLGFKVVTDFYQAIADEVLDVNDIIDKYLEQQRRESDTRDEIIYRSAEGYNLQQSMPEEIGGKEDVLVIDQNLKGLDFKLARCCNPIYGDEVFGFVSVTGGIKIHRCDCPNAADLHSRFGYRIVKARWAGKSQGMQYPITLRVVGHDDIGIVTNITSIISKETGISLRSISIDSHDGLFSGMLTIMVSDTGGLEALIKKLRTVKGVKQISRN, from the coding sequence ATGGAAACAGATGTTTTTTTCACACCGCAAGAGAAAAGTTTACTCTTCTCACTCTACCGAAGGCTATTGCAACTTTCGGGAGAAACACTCCGGAGGGGTGACTGCAAGAAACTGAAAACCCATCTTGTCAACACGATAAAGAACCATCACTTGCAGCGTGACTTATTCGGTCTGAATCCTGTCATCAAGGATATGCAGACGGCAGTCATCGTTGCCGAAGAAATAGGCATGAACCGTGCGTCCATACTGGGGCTCATGTTGCACGACTCCGTGCGCTGCGGCACATGCAGCTCTCAGGAAGTGGAGCAGGGCTACGGTGAAGATGTGGCAGGCATCATCCGAGGACTGATACGTGTGAACGAACTCTATGCCAAAAGTCCCACCATCGAGTCTGAAAACTTCCGCAACCTGTTGCTGTCTTTTGCCGAAGATATGCGCGTCATCCTTATTATGATTGCCGACCGCGTCAACATCATGAGGCAGATAAAAGATGCCGATAACGACGAAGCCCGCCGGCAAGTGGCCAACGAGGCTGCCTATCTTTACGCGCCCCTCGCCCACAAACTGGGCCTATATAAAGTGAAGTCGGAATTGGAAGATCTCTCGCTGAAATATACGGAAAAAGATATTTACTATCACATAAAGGATAAGCTGAACGAAACCAAAGCTTCGCGCGACAAATATATCGCTGCTTTCATTGCACCGATGCAAAAAAAGTTGGAAAAGGCCGGACTGAAGTTTTACATCAAGGGGCGCACCAAGTCCATTCATTCCATCTACCAGAAAATGAAGAAGCAGAAATGCGCTTTTGAGAATGTATATGATCTGTTTGCCATTCGCATCATTCTGAATTCTCAACCGGAAAAGGAAAAATTGGAATGCTGGCAGGCATATTCCATCGTGACGGATATGTATCAGCCTAATCCCAAACGCCTGCGCGACTGGCTGTCCGTACCTAAAAGCAACGGATACGAGTCTCTTCATATCACCGTGATGGGACCTCAAGGCAAATGGGTGGAGGTGCAAATACGCACGGAACGCATGGACGAGATTGCCGAACGGGGACTTGCAGCCCACTGGCGCTACAAAGGCGTGAAAGGAGAATCGGGGTTGGACGAATGGCTCACCTCCGTACGCGAAGCATTGGAAAATTCCGACAGCAGCGGAGCGGAAGCCATGGACCAATTCAAACTGGACTTGTATGAGGATGAAGTGTTTGTCTTCACTCCGAAGGGCGATTTGTTCAAGCTGGGTAAAGGTGCCACTGTGCTCGACTTTGCCTTCCACATCCACACCAAATTGGGATGCAAATGTATAGGTGCCAAGGTGAACGGTAAGAACGTACAGCTGAAGCAAGTGCTTCAAAGTGGTGATCAGGTGGAGATTATGACATCGAACACACAAACTCCGAAACAGGATTGGCTGAACATTGTGACCACCTCCAAAGCTCGTACCAAGATACGACAGGCATTGAAAGAGATGGCCGCCCGTCAGCATGCCTTTGCCAAGGAAACATTGGAACGCAAATTCAAGAACCGGAAGATTGAATATGACGAGGCTACCATGATGCGCCTCATCAAACGTCTCGGTTTCAAGGTGGTAACGGATTTCTATCAGGCGATTGCCGATGAAGTGCTGGATGTGAACGACATTATAGACAAGTATCTTGAGCAACAAAGGCGGGAAAGCGATACGCGGGACGAGATAATCTATCGCAGTGCCGAAGGCTATAACCTCCAACAGAGCATGCCCGAAGAGATAGGCGGCAAAGAAGACGTACTTGTCATCGACCAGAATTTGAAAGGGCTGGACTTCAAACTGGCACGTTGTTGTAACCCCATTTACGGCGATGAAGTGTTCGGTTTCGTCAGTGTGACGGGTGGCATCAAGATACACCGTTGCGACTGCCCCAATGCCGCCGACCTGCACTCACGCTTCGGCTACCGCATCGTGAAGGCACGTTGGGCAGGAAAATCGCAAGGGATGCAGTACCCCATCACTCTGCGGGTGGTAGGGCATGATGATATAGGCATCGTGACCAATATCACCTCCATCATTTCCAAAGAGACGGGCATCAGCCTGCGAAGCATCAGCATAGACTCTCACGATGGATTGTTCTCCGGCATGCTCACCATCATGGTCAGCGACACAGGAGGTCTGGAGGCGCTCATCAAAAAACTGAGAACGGTGAAGGGGGTGAAGCAGATTTCAAGAAATTGA
- a CDS encoding MFS transporter, whose amino-acid sequence MRKNSTNKLMTLNFWRMCAANLLLFTSVYMLFPLLPFVMGQQLDVSIGEAGTMFLFFSAAMFVVGPFHAYLVDEYKRKHVFLFSMLVMQVATIGYVFVDSYEKLLLLALVQGACFGLATTAGITVTIDITASTCRSAGNMVYAWAARLGMLIGAGLGVWLYNMDGFRMVAYLSVATGVAGLFFASRVYVAFRAPIGMALCNIDRFLLPRAWVPAFNMLLLAFVPGVLLPLMFTGNYWALPALAVLAFTVIPVMRIFVRLSHHCQRGTANTTCHLSMEAGFLIGVAVACRLMDEAQIYHAASVAAILALFFFVLLTYPYYKKKRVR is encoded by the coding sequence ATGAGAAAGAACAGTACTAACAAACTTATGACATTGAATTTTTGGCGGATGTGTGCGGCAAACCTGTTGTTGTTCACATCAGTCTATATGCTCTTTCCTTTGCTTCCTTTTGTGATGGGGCAGCAATTGGATGTTTCCATTGGAGAGGCGGGAACGATGTTCTTGTTTTTTTCCGCTGCCATGTTTGTCGTAGGCCCTTTTCATGCTTACTTGGTGGATGAGTATAAAAGGAAGCATGTCTTTCTTTTTTCTATGCTTGTGATGCAGGTTGCAACCATAGGTTATGTGTTCGTGGACAGTTATGAGAAGCTGTTGCTGCTGGCTCTGGTGCAGGGGGCTTGTTTCGGGTTAGCAACGACGGCGGGCATCACCGTGACTATTGACATCACCGCTTCCACATGTCGCAGTGCCGGAAACATGGTCTATGCGTGGGCTGCACGTTTGGGTATGCTGATAGGTGCGGGGCTGGGTGTTTGGCTTTATAATATGGACGGTTTCCGCATGGTGGCCTATCTGTCTGTAGCCACAGGCGTAGCCGGCCTCTTTTTCGCATCAAGGGTATATGTGGCTTTTCGCGCACCTATAGGGATGGCACTATGCAACATTGACCGTTTTCTGCTGCCTCGTGCGTGGGTGCCGGCCTTCAATATGCTGTTGCTTGCCTTTGTTCCGGGTGTGCTGCTGCCTTTGATGTTTACAGGCAACTATTGGGCTTTGCCGGCATTGGCTGTATTGGCATTTACGGTGATTCCGGTGATGAGGATATTTGTGAGACTATCGCACCATTGCCAGCGGGGAACAGCTAATACCACTTGCCATTTGTCGATGGAAGCGGGCTTTTTGATTGGCGTTGCCGTGGCTTGTCGCCTCATGGACGAGGCGCAGATTTATCACGCCGCTTCTGTGGCTGCCATTCTTGCCTTGTTTTTTTTCGTGCTGCTGACCTATCCTTATTACAAAAAGAAACGGGTGAGATAA
- the panB gene encoding 3-methyl-2-oxobutanoate hydroxymethyltransferase, with product MMGYISDDSRKVTTHRLIEMKQRGEKISMLTSYDYTMAQIVDGAGIDVILVGDSASNVMAGNVTTLPITLDQMIYHGKSVVRGVKRAMVIVDMPFGSYQGNELEGLASAIRIMKESHADALKLEGGEEVIGTVKRILSAGIPVMGHLGLMPQSINKYGTYTVRAKDDAEAEKLVKDAHLLEEAGCFGLVLEKIPAALAARVAKELAIPVIGIGAGGDVDGQVLVAQDMLGMNNGFRPRFLRRYADLHTVMTDAISKYVSDVKNLDFPNEKEQY from the coding sequence ATCATGGGTTATATTTCAGATGATTCTCGTAAAGTGACCACACACCGCCTTATTGAAATGAAACAAAGAGGCGAAAAGATATCAATGTTGACATCCTACGACTACACCATGGCACAGATTGTGGATGGCGCCGGGATTGATGTTATTCTGGTAGGTGATTCGGCCTCCAATGTGATGGCAGGCAATGTGACCACTCTTCCCATCACCCTCGACCAAATGATTTATCATGGGAAATCCGTGGTTCGCGGCGTAAAGCGCGCCATGGTTATCGTCGACATGCCTTTCGGCTCCTACCAAGGCAATGAATTGGAAGGATTAGCCTCTGCTATCCGCATTATGAAAGAAAGTCATGCCGATGCTCTTAAATTAGAGGGTGGCGAAGAGGTGATAGGTACGGTGAAACGCATTCTCAGTGCCGGTATCCCGGTCATGGGACATCTCGGTCTGATGCCACAATCCATCAATAAATATGGAACATATACCGTTCGTGCCAAGGATGATGCAGAAGCGGAAAAGTTAGTGAAGGATGCCCACTTGCTGGAAGAAGCCGGATGTTTCGGATTGGTGCTGGAAAAGATTCCTGCCGCCTTGGCTGCCCGTGTGGCAAAGGAACTGGCCATTCCCGTTATCGGTATCGGTGCCGGCGGCGATGTAGACGGCCAGGTGCTGGTGGCGCAGGATATGCTGGGTATGAACAACGGCTTCCGCCCCCGTTTCCTGCGACGGTATGCCGACTTGCACACTGTGATGACGGATGCCATCAGCAAATATGTATCCGATGTGAAGAACTTAGATTTCCCGAATGAGAAAGAACAGTACTAA
- a CDS encoding HAD family hydrolase, whose translation MDTTKTMAALFDFDGVVMDTETQYSQFWHRMGKDYLGMDDLEGRVKGQTLVYIYETFFQDKAAEQAEITERLNRFEREMSFDFIPGVLDFIEDLRCHDVKTAVVTSSNEPKMASVYRVHPEIKTLFDRILTAEMFAASKPAPDCFLLGMKVLGTHPGNSYVFEDSFNGLKAGMASGATVIGLATTNPREAIEPLCHFILDDFAGFTYDKLTRLHK comes from the coding sequence ATGGATACAACGAAAACAATGGCTGCTCTGTTCGATTTCGATGGGGTGGTGATGGACACAGAGACACAGTACAGCCAATTCTGGCACCGTATGGGAAAGGATTATCTGGGCATGGACGATTTGGAAGGCAGGGTGAAGGGACAAACCTTGGTATATATCTACGAAACCTTCTTTCAGGATAAGGCTGCAGAGCAGGCAGAAATCACAGAACGCCTGAATCGCTTTGAACGGGAGATGTCGTTCGACTTTATTCCCGGTGTGCTCGATTTTATAGAAGACTTGCGCTGCCACGACGTGAAGACGGCGGTAGTGACCAGCTCCAACGAACCGAAGATGGCATCCGTCTATCGTGTTCACCCGGAAATAAAGACTTTGTTCGACCGCATTCTCACGGCCGAAATGTTTGCCGCCTCCAAGCCTGCTCCCGATTGCTTCCTGCTTGGTATGAAAGTTCTGGGAACCCATCCCGGTAACTCGTATGTGTTCGAAGATTCTTTCAATGGACTGAAGGCCGGAATGGCTTCCGGAGCCACTGTTATCGGTTTGGCGACCACCAACCCGCGCGAAGCGATTGAGCCGTTATGTCATTTTATTCTGGATGATTTTGCTGGATTCACTTATGATAAGTTGACCCGATTGCACAAGTAA
- a CDS encoding ABC transporter permease: MRYLYYTFQTLLRGYGANAVKIVSLSLGLLMSVFLFARIAFELNFDNFYKEADNLYWVKTGWLKDGVPDGGESFYTLIPIPGVIAEEFPDRVQGATVSCSLFGDRYRLGNRNLEMQTVLADTSYFFVLGLDVVKGNPQDLANPDALFLSEAAARRVFGSEDPIGKTLMYDLWGNGVALLVKGIFKDVPMNTSLGKRPEAIVSFSGIGKYAKWRLGWQSGGNYDGFVRLRASQDAEWLNERLSAAIVRHLPADSDLELSVHITPIRYVHLDDTQVRKTIWIMFFLGIVLLFTTTLNYVLISISSLTQRAKAIGVHKCSGASGGNIFGMFLMETAVMVSISLLVAGVLVYLFHEQMEELAAVPIDVLFSPQHLYAPLAVPVVLFLLGGCLPAVLFARIPVTQVFVRYTSGRRGWKRGLLFVQFTGAAFILGMLLLVFSQYRHMVGRNRGWNPRRVAYIYQHKVDGAQLRTQLRNLPYVEAVASAERSMLGFGANRPIFDNQGNEMFYPRNSWFNSDYLPFIGLRLKEGHNLTGEHQLLVNGKFCEKMHWTDSPIGKQVNDYGRVVGLLDSFAFPGTPNDDVPVMIEWISGVGFCMEVRLKEPFDENLRKLNEEMKHLYPQDELIFLSIEQTIRENATSVRIFRNVTLWASVTILFIVIMGLIGYANDEIRLRSKEIAIRKVNGAGPRDILRLLWQEVLWIAAPSVALGISGAYKAGQVWIGRFKDMVPLPVAGYIMVGLLLLAFIVGCVLLKSWSIAKENPVKSIRNE, translated from the coding sequence ATGCGATATTTATACTACACCTTTCAAACCCTGCTTCGCGGATATGGCGCGAATGCCGTCAAGATTGTTTCGTTGTCATTAGGCTTGTTGATGTCGGTATTCCTTTTCGCAAGGATAGCCTTTGAACTGAATTTCGATAACTTCTATAAAGAGGCGGACAATCTCTATTGGGTGAAGACCGGCTGGTTGAAGGATGGGGTGCCGGATGGAGGAGAAAGCTTCTATACCCTTATCCCTATTCCGGGAGTGATTGCGGAAGAGTTTCCCGACCGGGTGCAAGGAGCCACGGTCAGTTGTTCGCTCTTTGGCGACCGCTACCGCTTGGGCAACCGTAACCTCGAAATGCAGACAGTACTTGCCGATACATCGTATTTCTTCGTCCTCGGGCTGGATGTGGTGAAAGGCAATCCGCAGGACTTGGCGAATCCTGATGCGCTTTTCCTTTCGGAAGCGGCTGCCCGCAGGGTGTTCGGCAGTGAAGATCCCATCGGGAAAACGCTGATGTATGATTTGTGGGGAAATGGTGTAGCTCTGCTTGTCAAAGGAATCTTCAAAGACGTTCCGATGAACACTTCGTTGGGCAAACGTCCCGAAGCAATCGTCTCTTTCTCCGGTATCGGTAAATACGCTAAGTGGAGGTTGGGATGGCAGAGCGGCGGCAATTACGACGGCTTTGTCCGGCTGCGCGCTTCGCAGGATGCCGAATGGCTGAACGAACGGCTCTCGGCGGCCATTGTCCGTCATTTGCCGGCGGACAGCGATCTGGAACTGTCGGTTCACATTACTCCCATCCGCTACGTGCATCTGGATGACACGCAAGTACGAAAAACAATCTGGATTATGTTCTTTTTGGGCATCGTGCTGCTTTTTACCACCACATTGAACTATGTGCTGATTTCCATCTCCTCACTGACACAACGAGCCAAAGCGATAGGGGTGCATAAGTGCAGCGGTGCGTCGGGCGGCAACATATTTGGCATGTTTCTGATGGAAACGGCGGTTATGGTAAGCATATCTTTGTTGGTCGCTGGGGTTCTGGTCTATCTTTTTCATGAACAAATGGAGGAGCTGGCGGCAGTGCCTATCGACGTACTGTTTTCCCCACAGCATCTCTATGCGCCGCTGGCTGTACCGGTGGTGCTATTCCTATTAGGCGGCTGCCTGCCGGCTGTACTTTTTGCCCGTATCCCCGTGACACAAGTATTTGTACGGTACACATCCGGACGGCGAGGATGGAAAAGAGGATTGCTCTTTGTGCAGTTCACGGGTGCAGCTTTCATCTTGGGTATGCTGTTGCTGGTCTTTTCGCAATACCGTCATATGGTGGGGCGCAACCGTGGCTGGAACCCACGGAGGGTAGCCTATATTTATCAGCATAAGGTGGACGGTGCACAACTGCGTACTCAGCTACGCAACTTGCCTTATGTGGAAGCGGTAGCCTCGGCCGAGCGGTCGATGCTGGGTTTCGGGGCTAATCGCCCGATATTCGACAATCAAGGAAACGAGATGTTTTATCCCAGAAACTCATGGTTCAACAGCGATTATCTGCCATTCATCGGTTTGCGGTTGAAGGAGGGGCATAACCTGACGGGAGAGCATCAGTTGTTGGTCAACGGCAAGTTCTGCGAGAAGATGCACTGGACGGACAGCCCGATAGGAAAACAAGTGAACGATTATGGCAGGGTAGTGGGATTGTTGGATAGTTTTGCTTTTCCCGGTACTCCGAATGACGACGTTCCGGTGATGATAGAGTGGATTTCAGGTGTTGGATTTTGTATGGAAGTTCGCCTGAAAGAGCCATTCGATGAAAACCTGCGGAAGTTGAATGAGGAGATGAAGCACCTCTATCCGCAAGATGAGCTTATATTCCTGTCTATCGAGCAGACCATAAGGGAGAATGCCACTTCTGTCCGCATTTTCCGAAACGTCACGCTATGGGCATCGGTCACTATTCTTTTTATTGTGATAATGGGGCTGATAGGCTATGCCAATGATGAAATTCGTCTGCGCAGCAAGGAGATTGCCATCCGCAAGGTGAACGGTGCAGGGCCCCGGGATATTCTGCGTCTGTTGTGGCAAGAGGTGCTTTGGATTGCTGCTCCGTCTGTAGCCCTTGGCATATCCGGCGCTTATAAGGCGGGACAAGTCTGGATTGGCCGATTCAAGGATATGGTGCCGCTACCGGTTGCCGGTTACATCATGGTAGGTCTATTGCTGTTGGCATTCATTGTGGGCTGCGTATTGCTGAAATCATGGTCTATCGCAAAAGAGAATCCGGTAAAAAGTATCAGGAATGAGTAA
- a CDS encoding ABC transporter ATP-binding protein: protein MIEISNISKVFRTSEVETVALNHVNLEVKEGEFVAVMGPSGCGKSTLLNILGLLDNPTEGSYRLFDQEVADLKEKERTRVRKGKLGFVFQSFNLIDELNVYENVELPLTYLGIKGGERRRMVEDILKRMNISHRAKHFPQQLSGGQQQRVAIARAVVTNPRLILADEPTGNLDSKNGAEVMNLLTELNKEGTTIIMVTHSRHDAGFAHRTVHLFDGSVMASVPTQGI from the coding sequence ATGATTGAAATCAGTAATATCAGTAAGGTGTTTCGTACTTCGGAAGTAGAGACCGTAGCTTTGAACCATGTGAACCTCGAAGTGAAAGAGGGAGAATTCGTAGCCGTTATGGGGCCTTCGGGCTGCGGCAAGTCCACTCTGTTGAATATCCTCGGCTTATTGGACAATCCCACGGAAGGTAGCTACAGACTCTTTGACCAAGAAGTGGCGGACTTGAAAGAGAAGGAGCGCACCCGTGTGCGCAAGGGTAAGCTGGGCTTCGTGTTCCAAAGCTTCAACCTGATAGACGAGCTGAATGTATATGAAAACGTGGAGCTTCCCCTCACTTATCTCGGCATAAAGGGCGGCGAGCGCAGACGCATGGTGGAAGATATCTTGAAACGCATGAACATCAGCCACCGTGCCAAGCACTTTCCACAGCAGCTCTCCGGCGGTCAGCAACAACGTGTGGCCATTGCCCGCGCAGTGGTGACCAATCCGCGGTTGATACTGGCCGACGAGCCTACCGGTAACTTGGACTCCAAGAACGGAGCCGAAGTGATGAACCTGCTGACGGAACTGAACAAGGAGGGCACTACGATTATCATGGTGACGCACTCGCGGCACGATGCAGGCTTTGCACACCGCACAGTGCACCTGTTCGACGGCAGTGTGATGGCAAGTGTGCCGACACAAGGCATCTGA
- a CDS encoding ABC transporter permease, whose protein sequence is MKELHYVIQTLLRGRGTNIIKIVSLGLGLTMSILLFSRVVYEHSFDKCYRDYDNLYQVWSVFTANGEKYSPQEQNCGPVAGAILENFPGQVESATSIGYGFARDPLYNGTVRFDDGKVLADSLFFRTMGIEVFKGNPEKDLMQKDVIFLSDRLAKKIFGDENPIGKVLNYGHNYDLTVKGIYAAIPENATMNPEAVISMPSFWSRDLGNYSWSGGDSWMEYIRFRPGADKSVVNARIDAMIDKYRPAEDKKKFGYTAFVQPIRDTYVGYTEVKRMSNIMSILGLAILFIAALNYVLISISSLSYRAKAVGVHKCNGASGGKVFGMFLLETGIIILAALLLMALLLFNFREFFEDTASAKLSLLLLAPNRLWVPLSVVSVLFFVGGMLPGRLFSRIPVSQVFRRYTEGKRGWKRPLLFVQFAGVAFICGLMCVVVAQYRFVMTKDMGYSPERIAMGTAYWDEKDARDAAYQFFKDLPYVEALSSAHGTPIWGYSGSMIQDATGQALFSTRSSYYMREDYPELMGMTFKAGRMAREKDEVVVNETFAEMMHWGNEVVGRTVNMENGLYKVSGLLKEFQMQGFTSGKKPFIARGNKAFYGYIHLRLKEPFAENLRKLNKEASEAFPGQTIDFTDYSQMIKNRYNAVRVFRNATLLAAVTMFFIMLMGLTGYTADEVRRRSKEIAIRKVNGAEVSTVLELLSRDVLYVAGPAVLIGTIASWYVNGLWMEQFSEHIPLGWMVYALMMIVILTVIVGCVLWKSWKIANENPVNSIKSE, encoded by the coding sequence ATGAAAGAACTTCATTATGTAATTCAGACATTGCTGCGAGGGCGAGGGACGAATATCATTAAAATAGTCTCTTTGGGACTGGGGTTGACGATGAGTATTCTGCTTTTCTCCCGGGTGGTCTACGAGCACAGCTTCGACAAGTGTTATCGAGACTATGACAACCTTTATCAGGTATGGTCGGTGTTCACCGCGAACGGTGAGAAGTATTCGCCTCAGGAACAAAACTGCGGTCCAGTGGCAGGTGCCATTCTTGAGAACTTTCCCGGGCAGGTGGAGTCGGCTACCAGTATAGGATATGGTTTTGCCAGAGACCCTCTTTACAATGGGACCGTGCGGTTTGATGATGGCAAAGTGCTTGCCGATTCACTCTTTTTTCGCACCATGGGCATCGAGGTGTTTAAAGGAAATCCGGAGAAAGATTTGATGCAGAAAGACGTCATTTTCCTGAGTGACCGCCTTGCAAAAAAAATATTCGGAGATGAGAACCCGATAGGTAAGGTGTTGAACTACGGGCATAACTATGACTTGACGGTGAAAGGCATTTATGCCGCGATACCCGAAAATGCCACCATGAATCCCGAAGCTGTTATTTCCATGCCTTCTTTCTGGAGTCGCGACTTGGGCAATTATTCTTGGAGTGGCGGGGACAGTTGGATGGAGTATATACGTTTTCGCCCCGGAGCGGACAAGTCGGTGGTGAACGCACGCATTGATGCCATGATAGACAAATATCGTCCGGCAGAGGATAAAAAGAAGTTTGGCTACACAGCCTTTGTACAGCCCATTCGCGACACATACGTCGGATATACGGAAGTGAAGCGGATGAGCAACATCATGAGCATCCTCGGTCTTGCTATCCTATTCATTGCCGCGCTGAACTATGTGTTGATTTCCATCTCCTCTTTGAGCTATCGCGCCAAAGCAGTGGGGGTGCACAAGTGCAACGGGGCAAGCGGAGGCAAGGTTTTCGGCATGTTCCTGTTGGAGACGGGCATCATCATTCTGGCGGCTCTGTTGCTGATGGCATTGTTGCTGTTTAACTTCCGCGAGTTTTTTGAAGACACGGCCTCGGCCAAACTGTCGCTGCTGTTGCTAGCCCCTAACCGCCTCTGGGTGCCGTTGTCGGTGGTGAGTGTGCTTTTCTTTGTGGGAGGTATGTTGCCGGGCAGGCTCTTTTCACGCATCCCCGTGTCGCAGGTGTTCCGTCGTTATACGGAAGGCAAAAGGGGTTGGAAGCGTCCGCTGCTGTTCGTGCAGTTTGCCGGGGTGGCCTTTATCTGTGGACTGATGTGTGTTGTGGTGGCGCAATATCGGTTTGTCATGACCAAAGACATGGGATATAGCCCGGAACGCATCGCTATGGGCACTGCCTATTGGGACGAAAAGGACGCACGCGATGCCGCCTATCAATTCTTTAAGGATTTGCCTTATGTGGAAGCGCTGTCCAGTGCTCATGGTACTCCGATATGGGGATACAGTGGCTCGATGATTCAGGACGCTACCGGGCAGGCTCTTTTTTCCACACGATCCAGCTATTACATGCGCGAAGATTACCCTGAGCTGATGGGTATGACCTTTAAAGCGGGTCGTATGGCGCGCGAAAAAGACGAAGTGGTGGTGAACGAGACTTTTGCCGAAATGATGCATTGGGGCAATGAAGTAGTAGGGCGCACGGTGAATATGGAAAATGGGCTTTACAAAGTGTCGGGATTGCTGAAGGAGTTTCAAATGCAAGGCTTCACTTCGGGAAAAAAGCCTTTCATCGCACGGGGTAACAAGGCTTTCTATGGATACATACACCTTCGCCTGAAAGAGCCGTTTGCCGAGAATCTGCGGAAGCTGAACAAAGAAGCAAGCGAAGCCTTTCCCGGCCAGACCATCGACTTTACCGATTACAGCCAGATGATAAAGAATCGCTATAACGCCGTCCGCGTGTTTCGTAATGCCACGTTGTTGGCTGCCGTCACCATGTTTTTTATCATGCTGATGGGGTTGACGGGCTATACAGCCGACGAGGTGCGCCGTCGCAGCAAAGAAATAGCCATCCGCAAGGTGAACGGTGCGGAAGTAAGTACTGTATTGGAGCTGCTCTCGCGCGACGTGCTCTATGTGGCAGGCCCGGCAGTGCTTATCGGAACAATTGCTTCTTGGTACGTCAACGGCCTTTGGATGGAGCAGTTCTCCGAGCACATCCCTTTGGGATGGATGGTATATGCATTGATGATGATTGTCATTCTGACGGTCATCGTAGGGTGCGTCCTTTGGAAATCATGGAAGATTGCGAATGAGAATCCGGTGAACAGTATTAAGAGTGAATAG
- a CDS encoding MBL fold metallo-hydrolase, with protein sequence MKIKFISLASGSSGNCYYIGTEKYGILIDAGIAVRTIKKGLKEVGISMDMVRAVFVTHDHADHIKAVGGLGEKLNIPIYTTARIHEGINRSYCMTEKLHSSARNLEKQQPMKLEDFTIESFEVPHDGTDNVGYCIQIDGKVFSFLTDLGEITPTAAEYIKKANYLILEANYDEEMLRMGSYPPYLKERIASRTGHMSNIATAEFLSENMTEHLQYIWLCHLSKDNNHPELAYKTVEWKLKEKGVVVGKDVQLCALKRTTPSDLYEFG encoded by the coding sequence ATGAAAATAAAATTCATAAGCCTTGCCAGCGGAAGTAGCGGCAACTGCTATTATATAGGAACAGAAAAATACGGAATACTCATTGACGCAGGCATTGCGGTACGAACCATTAAAAAAGGGCTGAAAGAAGTTGGCATCAGTATGGATATGGTACGTGCCGTATTTGTCACACACGACCATGCCGACCATATTAAGGCGGTAGGCGGATTGGGCGAAAAATTGAATATACCCATTTATACTACTGCACGGATTCACGAAGGCATCAACCGGAGTTATTGCATGACGGAAAAGCTACATTCGTCTGCCCGCAACTTGGAGAAACAGCAACCCATGAAATTAGAAGATTTCACCATCGAATCTTTCGAAGTGCCTCATGACGGCACGGACAATGTGGGCTATTGCATACAAATAGACGGTAAGGTGTTTTCATTCCTTACCGACCTTGGCGAGATTACTCCTACTGCGGCGGAATATATTAAAAAGGCAAATTATCTCATACTGGAAGCCAATTATGATGAAGAGATGTTGCGCATGGGCAGTTATCCTCCCTATCTAAAAGAGCGTATAGCCAGCCGTACGGGGCACATGAGCAACATAGCTACCGCCGAATTTCTTTCGGAAAACATGACGGAGCATTTGCAATACATTTGGCTTTGTCATTTGAGTAAGGACAATAATCATCCGGAATTAGCATACAAAACAGTGGAGTGGAAGTTAAAGGAAAAGGGAGTCGTTGTAGGAAAAGACGTGCAGCTTTGCGCATTGAAGCGCACAACACCTTCCGATTTGTATGAATTTGGATAA